One genomic region from uncultured Cohaesibacter sp. encodes:
- a CDS encoding NUDIX domain-containing protein: MSDKHRLLSRETLCTLDKGTIDLTTVQTIHEDGREHVISEPVWADRDSIAVLPYDAEKKTILLVRQMRTAVYLRDQGLILEACAGGIEATDTSVEEACRREAEEELGVSLGDLEKVAQVFINPARMVEKANLFLAPYKSGQQHPEERHQDEDEDIEVVEVSTKTAKNWLDEGTIRCPRLLILIQALLSRHEGVF, translated from the coding sequence ATGTCTGACAAGCACAGGCTGCTGTCGCGCGAGACGCTTTGCACCCTCGATAAAGGCACAATTGATCTGACCACGGTGCAGACCATTCACGAAGACGGTCGCGAGCATGTGATTTCCGAGCCTGTTTGGGCGGATCGGGATTCCATTGCAGTGTTGCCCTATGATGCCGAAAAGAAAACCATACTCCTCGTACGCCAGATGCGGACCGCTGTTTATCTCAGGGATCAGGGACTGATACTGGAAGCCTGCGCCGGTGGCATTGAGGCGACTGATACATCCGTTGAGGAAGCGTGCAGAAGAGAAGCAGAGGAAGAACTCGGAGTTTCTCTTGGTGATCTGGAGAAGGTGGCGCAAGTCTTTATCAATCCGGCCCGCATGGTTGAAAAGGCCAATCTGTTTCTTGCGCCATACAAATCCGGTCAGCAACATCCCGAAGAGCGCCATCAGGATGAGGATGAGGATATTGAAGTCGTTGAGGTTTCAACGAAAACTGCCAAGAATTGGCTCGATGAAGGAACTATTCGTTGCCCGCGTCTGCTTATTCTAATCCAGGCGTTGCTGTCTAGGCACGAAGGCGTGTTTTGA
- a CDS encoding ABC transporter substrate-binding protein, whose amino-acid sequence MKLLTKALAATALAAVLSTTAQAKTLVYCSEGSPEGFTPALYTAGTTFDASSHTIYNKLVEFERGSTNVVPGLAESWDVSEDGLEYTFHLRKGVKFHTTKDFTPSRDFNADDVIFSFMRQKDPNHPFNKVSGGTYEYFGGMSMDSLIKDIVKVDDYTVKFVLNQVEAPFIANMAMDFASIASAEYAAQIEKTGNLEMFDQKPVGTGPFQLVAYQKDAVIRYKAFADYWGGKAAIDDLIFAITPDASVRYQKMKAGECDVMPYPNPADIKAMDEDPNITLMQQEGLNVGYLAYNNQKDKFKDVRVRKALNMAINKQAILDAVFQGAGKAAKNPIPPTMWSYNDKVKDDPYDPEAAKKLLEEAGVSGMKTNIWAMPVQRPYNPNARRMAELIQADWKAIGVDAEIVSYEWGEYLKRSSAGEHDTVLLGWTGDNGDPDNFMYVLLGCDAVESGANRAKWCNEEFNDLLVKAKQTTDIAERTKLYEEAQVVFKREAPWATIAHSVVFMPVSTKVKNYKIDPFGGHIFYGVDIDK is encoded by the coding sequence ATGAAGCTGCTTACCAAAGCTTTGGCTGCTACCGCTCTGGCTGCCGTCTTGTCGACGACAGCTCAGGCGAAGACATTGGTATATTGCTCCGAGGGTAGCCCAGAGGGCTTTACTCCGGCACTTTACACTGCTGGCACGACTTTCGATGCGTCTTCACATACCATCTACAACAAACTCGTCGAGTTTGAACGCGGTAGCACCAACGTTGTCCCTGGCCTGGCCGAGAGCTGGGATGTTTCAGAAGATGGCTTGGAATATACTTTCCATCTGCGCAAAGGCGTGAAATTTCACACAACCAAAGATTTTACCCCAAGTCGCGATTTCAATGCGGATGACGTGATCTTCTCCTTCATGCGTCAGAAAGATCCGAACCATCCGTTCAACAAGGTTTCCGGTGGCACCTACGAATATTTCGGTGGCATGTCTATGGATAGCCTGATCAAGGATATCGTCAAGGTTGACGACTATACCGTCAAGTTTGTGCTGAATCAGGTTGAAGCGCCATTCATTGCAAACATGGCCATGGACTTTGCTTCCATCGCGTCAGCTGAATATGCAGCCCAGATCGAAAAAACCGGTAACTTGGAAATGTTCGACCAGAAACCGGTCGGTACAGGTCCTTTCCAACTGGTGGCCTATCAGAAAGACGCCGTCATCCGCTACAAGGCTTTTGCTGACTACTGGGGTGGCAAGGCCGCTATCGATGATCTGATCTTTGCCATTACGCCAGACGCTTCTGTTCGCTATCAGAAGATGAAAGCTGGTGAATGCGACGTGATGCCTTATCCTAACCCGGCTGACATCAAGGCCATGGATGAAGATCCAAACATCACTCTGATGCAGCAGGAAGGCCTGAACGTTGGCTATCTGGCTTACAACAACCAGAAAGACAAGTTCAAGGATGTCCGCGTTCGCAAGGCGCTGAACATGGCCATCAACAAACAGGCCATTCTGGACGCTGTTTTCCAGGGCGCTGGTAAAGCTGCGAAAAACCCGATTCCGCCAACCATGTGGTCTTACAACGACAAGGTCAAAGATGATCCATATGATCCGGAAGCTGCCAAAAAGCTGCTTGAGGAAGCCGGCGTATCGGGCATGAAAACCAACATCTGGGCTATGCCTGTTCAGCGTCCATACAACCCGAATGCGCGCCGTATGGCTGAGTTGATTCAGGCTGACTGGAAAGCAATCGGTGTTGACGCTGAAATCGTTTCCTATGAATGGGGCGAGTATCTAAAGCGGTCTTCCGCTGGTGAACATGACACTGTTCTGCTCGGTTGGACCGGTGACAACGGCGACCCGGACAACTTCATGTATGTTCTGCTTGGTTGCGATGCTGTTGAGTCCGGTGCAAACCGTGCGAAATGGTGTAACGAAGAGTTCAACGATCTGCTGGTCAAAGCAAAACAGACCACCGATATTGCAGAACGCACGAAACTGTATGAAGAAGCACAGGTTGTCTTCAAACGTGAAGCTCCTTGGGCAACCATTGCTCACTCTGTTGTCTTCATGCCGGTAAGCACCAAAGTGAAGAACTACAAGATCGATCCGTTTGGCGGTCACATCTTCTACGGTGTGGATATCGACAAATAA